The following are encoded in a window of Arthrobacter antioxidans genomic DNA:
- a CDS encoding YccF domain-containing protein: MNALLNVIWLLFGGIWLALGYFAAGVVCCLLIVTIPFGIASFRIGVYALWPFGQTVVNRGGQTGAWSTIGNVIWLLVAGIWIAIGHVVTAIPMFVSIIGIPLGIANLKLIPVSLAPLGKVIVPSQGTYLPTYR; the protein is encoded by the coding sequence ATGAACGCACTCCTGAACGTCATCTGGCTCCTGTTCGGCGGCATCTGGCTCGCCCTCGGCTATTTCGCCGCGGGCGTGGTCTGCTGCCTGCTGATCGTGACCATCCCCTTCGGCATCGCCTCGTTCCGGATCGGCGTGTATGCGCTGTGGCCGTTCGGCCAGACCGTCGTGAACCGGGGCGGGCAGACGGGTGCGTGGTCCACGATCGGCAATGTGATCTGGCTGCTCGTCGCGGGCATCTGGATCGCCATCGGCCACGTGGTCACGGCCATCCCGATGTTCGTCAGCATCATCGGCATCCCCCTGGGCATCGCGAACCTCAAGCTGATCCCGGTGTCGCTGGCACCGCTCGGCAAGGTCATCGTCCCGTCACAGGGGACCTACCTG
- a CDS encoding DEAD/DEAH box helicase produces MTTFAALGVPKALVENLAAQGIAEPFPIQVKSLPDSLAGRDVLGRGRTGSGKTLAFALPMVARLAEQEAAYRRKPGRPLALVLAPTRELATQINATVEPLAKELGLNTTVIYGGVSQQRQEKALRAGVDIVIACPGRLEDLMRQKLITLESVEITILDEADHMADLGFLPVVKKLLDTTPADGQRLLFSATLDNGVDKVVNRYMTNPVTHSVDDPQAAVTTMEHHVLLIGDQTQKKQLIVQLASGSGRRLLFMRTKHHARKLAKTLTDAGIPAVDLHGNLSQNARDRNLAEFSSGDVRVLVATDVAARGVHVDDVELVVHVDPPTEHKAYLHRSGRTARAGSSGTVVTITLPEQKSEVQKLMKAAGVDVAFENVKATSPLVQSLTGDLAEKIDPRTRAALLVSRDAARGQGTSTGANAERKRARRGAAAPTAGGRGGRGGRGRVSADPQGAQGNRAERRKDQPQAPRFGSDTGAAAKSGGSRRRSEEPRTASETTSRSRRPASGQRVGDAVPRTAAGVPAAGGQRSHAPSAARSEGARSEGARRSGGSRRASAPASNDRRPR; encoded by the coding sequence ATGACTACTTTTGCTGCCCTCGGTGTGCCCAAAGCGCTGGTCGAGAACCTCGCCGCGCAGGGAATCGCCGAACCATTCCCCATCCAGGTCAAGTCGCTGCCCGACTCCCTGGCCGGGCGCGACGTCCTCGGCCGCGGCCGCACCGGCTCGGGCAAGACCCTCGCCTTCGCCCTCCCCATGGTCGCTCGCCTCGCCGAGCAGGAGGCGGCCTACCGCCGCAAGCCCGGGCGCCCGCTGGCCCTGGTCCTCGCCCCCACGCGTGAGCTCGCCACGCAGATCAACGCCACGGTCGAGCCGCTGGCCAAGGAACTGGGCCTGAACACCACCGTCATCTACGGCGGCGTCTCCCAGCAGCGCCAGGAGAAGGCACTCCGCGCCGGCGTCGACATCGTCATCGCCTGCCCCGGGCGCCTCGAGGACCTGATGCGGCAGAAGCTGATCACGCTCGAGTCCGTGGAGATCACCATCCTCGACGAGGCCGACCACATGGCGGACCTCGGCTTCCTCCCCGTCGTGAAGAAGCTGCTCGACACCACCCCGGCCGACGGCCAGCGCCTGCTGTTCTCGGCGACGCTCGACAACGGCGTGGACAAGGTGGTCAACCGCTACATGACCAACCCGGTCACCCACTCGGTCGACGACCCCCAGGCCGCGGTCACCACCATGGAGCACCACGTGCTGCTGATCGGCGACCAGACCCAGAAGAAGCAGCTGATCGTCCAGCTCGCTTCCGGCTCCGGCCGCCGCCTGCTCTTCATGCGCACCAAGCACCACGCGCGGAAGCTCGCCAAGACCCTCACCGACGCCGGGATCCCCGCCGTCGACCTGCACGGCAACCTGTCGCAGAACGCCCGCGACCGCAACCTCGCGGAGTTCTCCTCGGGTGACGTCCGCGTGCTCGTCGCCACCGACGTCGCCGCGCGCGGCGTGCACGTCGACGACGTCGAACTGGTGGTCCATGTGGATCCGCCCACGGAGCACAAGGCGTACCTGCACCGTTCGGGCCGCACGGCCCGCGCCGGCTCGTCGGGCACCGTGGTCACGATCACGCTGCCCGAGCAGAAGTCCGAGGTGCAGAAGCTCATGAAGGCCGCGGGCGTCGACGTCGCGTTCGAAAACGTGAAGGCGACCTCGCCCCTGGTCCAGTCGCTGACCGGTGACCTGGCCGAGAAGATCGACCCCCGCACCCGTGCGGCGCTCCTCGTCTCCCGCGACGCCGCCCGCGGTCAGGGCACGTCCACCGGGGCGAACGCCGAGCGCAAGCGCGCACGCCGCGGTGCTGCAGCACCGACCGCCGGCGGTCGCGGTGGCCGTGGCGGCCGGGGACGCGTCTCCGCCGATCCGCAGGGCGCCCAGGGCAACCGCGCCGAGCGCCGCAAGGACCAGCCACAGGCACCCCGCTTCGGCTCCGACACCGGTGCCGCGGCGAAGTCCGGTGGCTCCCGCCGCCGCTCCGAGGAGCCCCGCACGGCTTCGGAGACGACGTCGCGCAGCCGCCGTCCTGCGTCGGGCCAGCGCGTCGGCGACGCCGTCCCCCGCACGGCCGCGGGGGTTCCCGCAGCCGGTGGACAGCGCAGCCACGCGCCGTCGGCCGCACGCTCCGAAGGAGCACGCTCCGAGGGCGCCCGCCGTTCCGGCGGCTCCCGCAGGGCCAGCGCACCGGCGTCGAACGACCGCCGCCCGCGCTAG
- the trmB gene encoding tRNA (guanosine(46)-N7)-methyltransferase TrmB — MDPHVQTPDQPHRTQPVSFVRRGSRLQGRRREAWDELAEAFLLDVPRVHNADTSVAPGFVLDVGAAFGRSAPLVVEVGSGLGEAITHAAELDPDRDYLALEVYRPGLAQTMLRISQKDLTNVRTAQVNAAEAFEGMIPASSVAELWTFFPDPWHKARHHKRRLVKEDYVELAARIIAPGGLFRLATDWSSYAVQMRAVLDAHPLFENLHDGERSGADSPLTQVWESGVESVVGGAPVREGRDPVSTGNTGVNEGTDTLGGWAPRFEDRTLTSFENKAIEAGRMVFDLTYRRR, encoded by the coding sequence ATGGATCCTCATGTACAGACCCCCGACCAGCCGCACCGCACCCAGCCCGTGTCCTTCGTCCGGCGCGGCTCGCGCCTCCAGGGCCGGCGGCGCGAGGCCTGGGACGAACTGGCCGAGGCCTTCCTCCTGGACGTCCCGCGCGTCCACAACGCCGACACCTCCGTGGCACCCGGCTTCGTGCTCGACGTCGGGGCCGCCTTCGGCCGGTCGGCGCCGCTCGTCGTCGAGGTGGGGTCGGGGCTGGGCGAAGCCATCACCCACGCCGCGGAACTCGACCCGGACCGTGACTACCTCGCCCTCGAGGTGTACCGTCCCGGGCTCGCCCAGACCATGCTGCGCATCAGCCAGAAGGACCTGACGAACGTGCGGACCGCGCAGGTCAACGCGGCGGAGGCCTTCGAGGGGATGATCCCGGCGTCGTCCGTCGCCGAGCTCTGGACCTTCTTCCCCGACCCCTGGCACAAGGCCCGCCACCACAAGCGCCGGCTCGTGAAGGAGGACTACGTCGAGCTCGCCGCCCGCATCATCGCCCCGGGCGGGCTGTTCCGCCTCGCGACCGACTGGTCGAGCTACGCGGTGCAGATGCGCGCCGTCCTCGACGCGCACCCGCTCTTCGAAAACCTGCACGACGGCGAACGCAGCGGCGCGGACAGTCCGCTCACCCAGGTCTGGGAGAGCGGCGTGGAGTCGGTGGTCGGCGGTGCGCCCGTGCGGGAGGGCCGCGACCCGGTGAGCACCGGGAACACCGGCGTCAACGAGGGGACGGACACACTCGGCGGCTGGGCCCCCCGCTTCGAGGACCGCACCCTCACCAGCTTCGAGAACAAGGCGATCGAGGCCGGGCGCATGGTGTTCGACCTCACCTACCGCCGCCGCTGA
- a CDS encoding DUF695 domain-containing protein — MRGIFSRRRGSARRAGADPIEAFWRWWADDGEELLTEATRAGDFDAYVDVMTRRVRAIARGLEWETRTGTDAEHTLCVSSGGDASLRPVAERWYRASPPPGPRWDFVPARSAKPDMLESSITYRGRTFDLRRTRVHAAVTRAGDGFIVSVYNPGFTGQWDDEYGLCVLLLEWLLGEDDVERWVRRVDCIARDVVDSIPAAELPARVADLARTLPAPDWLLMQGTLGAGDPILVRVLRPLRWIDHPRFDLHTALRVPFDADGQGLPRPAALDDLDDLEDSLVKALGIRGMLVAAETSRGVRTLHFYSDSEDQNGRDVLDAAARAQRAVTARHALDPGWKKVRDFA; from the coding sequence GTGAGGGGTATCTTCAGCCGCCGCAGGGGTTCCGCCCGCAGGGCCGGGGCGGACCCGATCGAGGCCTTCTGGCGCTGGTGGGCGGACGACGGCGAGGAGCTCCTGACCGAGGCCACGCGGGCCGGGGACTTCGACGCCTACGTGGACGTCATGACCCGGCGCGTGCGGGCGATCGCGCGCGGCCTCGAGTGGGAGACCCGCACGGGCACCGACGCCGAGCACACGCTCTGCGTCTCGAGCGGCGGTGACGCGTCGCTGCGTCCGGTGGCCGAACGCTGGTACCGGGCGTCCCCGCCGCCCGGCCCCCGGTGGGACTTCGTGCCTGCCCGCAGCGCCAAGCCGGACATGCTGGAATCGAGCATCACCTACCGCGGCCGGACCTTCGACCTCCGCCGGACCCGCGTGCATGCCGCGGTGACCCGCGCGGGCGACGGCTTCATCGTCTCGGTGTACAACCCCGGCTTCACCGGGCAGTGGGACGACGAGTACGGATTGTGCGTCCTGCTGCTCGAATGGCTGCTCGGCGAGGACGACGTCGAACGCTGGGTCCGCCGCGTCGACTGCATCGCCCGTGACGTCGTGGACAGCATCCCCGCCGCGGAGCTGCCGGCCCGGGTGGCGGACCTGGCCCGCACCCTCCCCGCACCGGACTGGCTGCTCATGCAGGGGACGCTCGGGGCGGGCGATCCGATCCTCGTGCGGGTCCTGCGCCCGCTGCGCTGGATCGACCATCCGCGCTTCGACCTCCACACGGCCTTGCGGGTCCCGTTCGACGCCGACGGGCAGGGCCTTCCCCGGCCCGCGGCCCTCGACGACCTCGACGACCTCGAGGACTCGCTCGTGAAGGCCCTCGGGATCCGGGGGATGCTGGTGGCGGCCGAGACGTCCCGGGGCGTGAGGACCCTCCACTTCTACTCGGATTCGGAGGACCAGAACGGGAGGGACGTCCTCGACGCCGCGGCCCGCGCACAGCGCGCCGTCACCGCGAGGCACGCGCTCGACCCCGGCTGGAAGAAGGTCCGGGACTTCGCCTGA